The proteins below are encoded in one region of Terriglobales bacterium:
- the rpmG gene encoding 50S ribosomal protein L33: protein MPREIIQLQCTECKDKNYSTTKNRKTTPDRLEMSKFCRKCRKHTPHKEAK, encoded by the coding sequence ATGCCACGGGAGATCATTCAGCTGCAGTGCACGGAGTGCAAAGACAAGAACTACTCCACGACGAAGAACCGGAAGACAACGCCGGACCGGCTGGAGATGAGCAAGTTTTGCCGGAAGTGCCGCAAGCACACGCCGCATAAGGAAGCGAAGTAA